A genomic window from Pecten maximus chromosome 6, xPecMax1.1, whole genome shotgun sequence includes:
- the LOC117330125 gene encoding nucleoporin NSP1-like, with the protein MVFINQAGGSGQTYISTTPTLSGGSGQTYISTTPALSGGSGQTYISTTPTLSGGSGQTYISTTPTLSGGSGQTYISTTPTLSGGSGQTYISTTPTLSGGSGQTYISTTPTLSGGSGQTYISITPTLSGGSGQTYISTTPTLSGGSGQTYISTTPTLSGGSGQTYISTTPTLSGGSGQTYISTTPTLSGCSGQTYISTTPTLSGGSGQTYISTTPTLSGGSGQTYINTTPTLSGGSGQTYISTTPTLSGGSGQTYISTTPTLSGCSGQTYISTTPTLSGCSGQTYISTTPTLSGGSGQTYISTTPTLSGCSGQTSVPHRLYQVVVVRPTSVPH; encoded by the coding sequence GTGGTAGTGGTCAGacctacatcagtaccacacCGACTCTATCAGGTGGTAGTGGTCAGacctacatcagtaccacacCAGCTCTATCAGGTGGTAGTGGTCAGacctacatcagtaccacacCGACTCTATCAGGTGGTAGTGGACAGacctacatcagtaccacacCGACTCTATCAGGTGGTAGTGGACAGacctacatcagtaccacacCGACTCTATCAGGTGGTAGTGGTCAGacctacatcagtaccacacCGACTCTATCAGGTGGTAGTGGTCAGacctacatcagtaccacacCAACTCTATCAGGTGGTAGTGGACAGACCTACATCAGTATCACACCGACTCTATCAGGTGGTAGTGGTCAGacctacatcagtaccacacCGACTCTATCAGGTGGTAGTGGTCAGacctacatcagtaccacacCGACTCTATCAGGTGGTAGTGGTCAGacctacatcagtaccacacCGACTCTATCAGGTGGTAGTGGTCAGacctacatcagtaccacacCGACTCTATCAGGTTGTAGTGGACAGacctacatcagtaccacacCGACTCTATCAGGTGGTAGTGGTCAGacctacatcagtaccacacCGACTCTATCAGGTGGTAGTGGTCAGACCTACATCAATACCACACCGACTCTATCAGGTGGTAGTGGTCAGacctacatcagtaccacacCGACTCTATCAGGTGGTAGTGGTCAGacctacatcagtaccacacCGACTCTATCAGGTTGTAGTGGTCAGacctacatcagtaccacacCGACTCTATCAGGTTGTAGTGGACAGacctacatcagtaccacacCGACTCTATCAGGTGGTAGTGGTCAGacctacatcagtaccacacCGACTCTATCAGGTTGTAGTGGTCAGACATCAGTACCACACCGACTCTATCAGGTGGTAGTGGTCAGacctacatcagtaccacacTGA